CTTATAATTGTGCAAttgttcaaaaatataattacgtgcaaatgtaaattataaaaaaattaattatgtgcAAATGTAACAATTTGTGGTTGTCATAGGTTATATCCAAGTTAACAGATTCCCGGGCTACCCATATACCGTACAGAGACTCTAAATTGACCAGGCTTCTTCAGTCTTCATTGAGTGGTCATGGACGTGTATCTGTAAGGCTTctcatagatatattttttttaaaccggCTTGATATATATCTGGGTgaattatatgataattttaGAACATATCTGTGGTagctaatttgtttttaatgaaaAGGTACTAATTACTGATTTTTATTTACTCATTTATCTCTCTGATCTGAAATTACAGCTCATTTGCACTGTCACTCCTTCATCAAGCAGTTCAGAAGAGACACATAACACTCTCAAATTTGCACACCGCGCCAAACACATTGAAATCCAAGCAGCACAAAACAAGGTCCATTCATTTTGTTATTTCTCTGAGTTGTCTCTATTTTTCAAGTATCCTCTTTGGCACTTATATGAAGAAATAGTGGAACCTGCAGATTATCGATGAgaaatcacttataaaaaaataccaaaatgagATTCGTTCTTTAAAGGAAGAATTAGAACAGTTGAAGAGGGGGATTGTTACAGTTCCTCAACTGAAAGATACTGAGGAAGATGATCTTGTGGTCTTAAAACAAAAGGTACAATCATACTGATGTGGTTAATTTTGGGCTATTTCCAGGGCTTCGTttcttctaaatatttatatacttgggacccgtttggatagtgagatgagatgagttgagatggtttgtgaatagtagtgtgattattagttgaaattagatgagatgatatgagatgaagtGAGATGTTTCATCTcacctctgtatccaaacgggccctTAATCTTTTACTTTGATATTTGGTCCCACTGCAAGTTTTGCCTATGCCCATGTTTTTGTTACACAAGAGACAGTGGGCGGTTTCCTTTAGATTGCTACTAACACATTTACTATTACTAAACAGAAAATATCAACtgacttgaattttttatttttgtacgACATGGTGTATAAAGCTAGAGGATGGTCAAGTCAAGCTGCAATCCCGATtggaacaagaagaagaagctaaAGCTGCTTTATTAGCCAGAATTCAACGgttgactaaattaattttgGTCTCCACAAAACCATCGCAATCATCAAGAATTCCTCATCGTCCCAGTAATAGAAGGAGACATTCCTTTGGTGAAGAGGAGGTATGACTGAGTTGTACCAAAAGTTTCTTTCccccttttctttgttttttgttttatgctgccttttcttcttcttattcctcACTTCTATTTTATCTGATAGTAAGCAATCTATTTGATCTGATCGTGGTTGCTTATGTAAAACATACAGCTTGCATACTTACCTCACAAAAGGCGGGACCTGGTATTAGATGATGATAACCTTGAATTGTATGTTTCTCTTGAGGGGAATGCTGAAACCACTGATGATACATTgaaggaggagaaaaagaccCGGAAACATGGATTGTTGAACTGGTTAAAGCTACGGGTATGTAAAGCATGGATCtatgtttctctttttttccttttcttttaaattttaatgatcaGTTAGTGATTTTCATCAGTTCTCTTATGTTTTACTTAGCACTTCCCCCCACCACCTCCCCCCCcgggggggaaaaaaaacagCTTAGATCCCATGTTTGTTAATTACAAAATTGAGAGTATAGATATAGCAACTTTTGGAGTTTGCCATGTATTTCATCCCTTTCATGTACCGTTTGCATCTTAGGAGTTGGATTTCGTTTTTCATTTCTCACTCTCTGTTCTTCCCTCTGCACTACTAGTCATGGTTATAGGATTAAATAATCTATAGAAAACATCTTAAGTCTAAATATTGGTCATTAAAGTGTTTGTTCGTGTGATTAAATTTTACCAATAGATCATTAGAAGCTCAAATCCTTTTGTGATTTCCTCAAGAGAGGTATTTGGGGTATTAAAGTGCCTAGGAAAGTTGATTTCTTCCTCTGACCAGTTGCTTTGGAGATTTGGgataaagttaaaagaaagaATGTTATCTAggtggattggtgttgtatgtaaAAGTGTAGTGATGGGTCTGTTGATCACTTCTTACTTCATTGTTCTGTCGCTAGCAATCTTTGGTCTTTTCTTTCTAAAGTTCTTGGGTTTGAGAGAGTGATGTCTGAGAAGGTTGTTGGTGTCGTTTTGAATTTTCCATTTCCATTGATGCATTCTCCATTGGAATGAATCTATTACAAACTCCTAGATAGCGGTTGACATAAAAGTTAGTTTCCCATGAGACTTTTTGAAATATTGCTTCAAATAATTCCAGAAGTTAAAACAGAGCTTAAATCTTTGTTAAAAACATTATACCAAGAAAAGATTAAGAGTCTACTTTATGACCATGCAATGATGATCTTCGTTCTACTTCCTTCCATGTTCTTGATTATCTGTGAGTTTAATGGTTGTCAATGTCTATGCAAGCTTAAAGTCTCAGACATTTTTAAATAACATAaacttttttcctctttttttccttctctaatttattttcaagttttggaGCTTCTGCCagttactttttgtttttgctttgtcAGAAACGAGATAGTGGCTTGGGAACTTCGACAGGCACCAGTGATAAGTCTAGTGGAATAAAGTCTATAAGTACACCTTCAACCCCTCAGGGTGAAAGTAGTAACCTCCATACAGAAGCCGGACTTTCCCATTCTCTGCTTGCAGAAAGCCCTCCATCTATGGATCTTTTATCTGAGGCTAGAGAGGACAGTGACGTTCATGGGGATAATTTCCTGGGGCAAGAAACACCTCTGGTATGTGATTGATTGCTTTTTATCATGAAATTAAATTGTACATGAGCCAACATATTCATTTCCTCAGTGTTATGTTCTCAATTTTGTAATATACTTTGCCACAGCATATTGGCTTGAAAAATCTCAAAAAGAACTTCCATCATTAAAAGGTACTAAAGATGGATGAATACTTTTTTTGATAGGTCCCAGCTCTAGACCTCTAGCCCAAGAATTACCAATCTATTGTGTTAATGAaactttagtttttctttatgTTACCCTTGAAGTGCATGTCAGTGAACAAATGTTGTTGTCAATTAAGAAACTATGCTTGCCTTGCCTAGCTAGGCGTTTATCTTGTTTACGACCTgcgtacttgggctttgccttgccttcattaataaaatgattgctCTCCTATAAAAAATGTGTTGATAATTATAAGAGTACAAATTGTTCGTATGTGGTACTTTATTTGCTCAGTCAAATTCCGCACTCAATTTCCATTGCAACTTCCTTCTTTTTTATCTCCACTAATACCTCAGGTCCCATACTGCTTTGAGTGCtcgaatatttaattttttctccctTAGAAATACCATCTTAGACTCTTTTGCACAACTTTGGGGGGTGtattttcttcccaaaacatgattcaaaacattgtAGTTCCAAATAAAAAGGTTCATTATAAATCTTTCCACAGATTCCTTGCATATGAACAGAGTTAGACCTCCATGTactcatttatttgtttttgaattttttccaGACTAGCATAAAATCAATCGATCAGATTGAACTTTTAAGGGAGCAGAAAAAGATCTTGTCTGGAGAGGTGGCACTCCATTCAAGTTCTTTGAAGCGGTTGTCTGAGGAGGCTGCAAGAAACCCCCAGAAGGATCAGATTCATGTAATATCTTGTTACCCTACCCTGGACTGTTTCTTCAACTGCGAGTATTTTGCCTTAGAACTCAAATCTTATTGTTATCTTTCAATTTAGGAGGAGatcaaaagtttgaaagatGAAATCATTGCAAAGAATGAACAAATAGCTTTGGTGGAAAAACAAATTGCTGATTCCATTATTGCCTCACACAATAGGATGGATAATTTGGAGTTATCACACGTAAGTCTAGCCTTCCTTCTTGCTGTGTTTGCGGCTTTCTGGTTTCTCATGTCAAACTTATGCTGCTTCTTGTTTTTTGCTGCAGTCTGTTTCTGAAATGATGGCACAACTGAATGAGAAGTCCTTTGAACTCGAGGTGATCAGCTCTGTATATCTTGatccaatatttttatttgattagttacaaaaatatccatatTTTAGTTTCAGGTTTGTTTAACAAATCTAAGTGGAGTGTTGCAAAGAAATCAAGTCACCAACAAAGTTATGATATGTATGAAATGATGTCATTTTCTGCTGTCACGagtgcttttatttatttattttttcaggttAAAACTGCAGATAATCGTGTGATTCAAGAGCAGCTCAGCCAAAAGGTGCAAGAACCACACGAACAAAAttctatgattttattttttggttttttagttATGCTATTACTCAGAGTCGTGACTTCTTGTTACCTTCTTTCAGATCGGTGAATGTGAAGAATTGCAGGACACAATTGCCTCCTTGAAGCAGAAGCTCTCCGATGCACTAGAGTTAAGAAATTTGAGTCCCGTAATCAGTCATTCACAACAATATACTGAAACAAAGAACTGTCATGGAGAGCATGGCTCAGACAAAGGGAGTGCAGCATTGAATGATATGAGCGAAGGATTGCTCTTACAAGCACAGGTTTCTGCCTTCTCCATTATCTAATGCTACAGGAGGACAGCCATctcaaaatgaatttttctattttgcaaTGCATGctataaaaaggaaaacaacacTAAAATTAGTACTGATGAATGCGTCTCCTTTTCCCCCCGTATTTTCTTCACGCTGATTGCAACTTGACAATATAGGAATCATTCTATCATTGTTTGATGGCGCTCTTTGTAGTTTGATTTGTCAAGTGGGTtgatattacttattttttcaataaggAAAAGGAGATTGAAGAACTGAAGCAGAGAGTGGCAGAACTTGGAGAATCAAAAGAACAGCTAGAACTTCGGAACCAGAAACTGGCAGAGGAGAGTTCATATGCCAAAGGGTTAGCCTCAGCAGCTGCTGTTGAGCTCAAGGCATTATCAGAAGAAGTTGCCAAGCTAATGACTCATAATGAGCTACTAGCTGCTGAGCTGGCGGCATCTAAGAACTCGCCTACTCAGCGTAGAAATAGTCCTGCAGTCAGAAATGGCCGGAGAGAGAGTCATATCAAGAGAAATGATCAAGGTGGTTCAGTCTCTGATATGAAGAGAGAACTGGCCGTGAGTCGGGAGAGAGAGCTTTCATATGAATCCACTCTATTAGAGAAGGATCATAGGGAGGCCGAGCTTCATAGAAAGGTGGAGGAATCCAAGCAAAGAGAAGCTTATCTGGAAAACGAACTTGCCAACATGTGGGTTCTTGTGGCGAAGTTGAAAAACTCCCATGGTGCTGAAACTGATGTCTCTGAGTCAACAAGAGTGACTCAGCGAGTTGACGGTAACGGTTTTGggatttagaaaatgattcCATGATGAACTGGGCCATGGATGGGATGATTGGttcagagtgagagagagagaggtgtgtGTGTTTAGAGATTTGGTGTGCATGGTAGGAAATTCCTGATTGTGTATATAACAAATGACAGCTTCTTGCTTATCGATGTCCCCCCCCGTGTTTGTTTATCTAATGTGACGTTTTTCTCTTGGT
This genomic interval from Juglans regia cultivar Chandler chromosome 3, Walnut 2.0, whole genome shotgun sequence contains the following:
- the LOC109011927 gene encoding kinesin-like protein KIN-7K, chloroplastic translates to MASKQRSKSKKLGSSNSKAPNSPSSSTTSSSKQFLDTTIDGQSSPASSSARSKPRYFYSESLPLDAERSKENVTVTVRFRPLSPREIRQGEEIAWYADGDTVVRNEHNPSIAYAYDRVFGPTTTTRHVYDVAAQHVVSGSMEGISGTIFAYGVTSSGKTHTMHGDQRSPGIIPLAVKDAFSIIQETPNREFLLRVSYLEIYNEVINDLLNPAGQNLRIREDAQGIFVEGIKEEVVLSPAHALSLIAAGEEHRHVGSTNFNLLSSRSHTIFTLTVESSPCGENSEGEAVSLSQLNLIDLAGSESSKAETTGVRRKEGSYINKSLLTLGTVISKLTDSRATHIPYRDSKLTRLLQSSLSGHGRVSLICTVTPSSSSSEETHNTLKFAHRAKHIEIQAAQNKIIDEKSLIKKYQNEIRSLKEELEQLKRGIVTVPQLKDTEEDDLVVLKQKLEDGQVKLQSRLEQEEEAKAALLARIQRLTKLILVSTKPSQSSRIPHRPSNRRRHSFGEEELAYLPHKRRDLVLDDDNLELYVSLEGNAETTDDTLKEEKKTRKHGLLNWLKLRKRDSGLGTSTGTSDKSSGIKSISTPSTPQGESSNLHTEAGLSHSLLAESPPSMDLLSEAREDSDVHGDNFLGQETPLTSIKSIDQIELLREQKKILSGEVALHSSSLKRLSEEAARNPQKDQIHEEIKSLKDEIIAKNEQIALVEKQIADSIIASHNRMDNLELSHSVSEMMAQLNEKSFELEVKTADNRVIQEQLSQKIGECEELQDTIASLKQKLSDALELRNLSPVISHSQQYTETKNCHGEHGSDKGSAALNDMSEGLLLQAQEKEIEELKQRVAELGESKEQLELRNQKLAEESSYAKGLASAAAVELKALSEEVAKLMTHNELLAAELAASKNSPTQRRNSPAVRNGRRESHIKRNDQGGSVSDMKRELAVSRERELSYESTLLEKDHREAELHRKVEESKQREAYLENELANMWVLVAKLKNSHGAETDVSESTRVTQRVDGNGFGI